Genomic segment of Methanobacterium spitsbergense:
GGCATCATCTACAGTGATAATACCCCTCAATTTAGTTTCCTCCTCGACAACGGGTAAAGCAATCAAATTATATTTGGCAATTTTCTGAGCAACCTCATGCTGATCTTCCATCACATCAGCTTTTATTATGTGGGTATGCATGATCTCTGAAACATTTCGATTAGATTCTGAAAGTAGAAGATCCCTAAGCGAGATTACACCCACAAGATCTCCTCTTTTCGATATAACATAAACATAGTATATAGTTTCAACATCTTCTGCCATATGCCTCAATGAATTTAAAACCGCCCTTACAGTTAAATCCTGATCAACATAGGCAAATTCTGTTGTCATGATTCCACCTGCTGTGTTCTCGGGATACTTTAACAACTTCCTAAGATCATCAGATTCTTCTGGCTCCATTAAATCTAAGAGTTCTTCAGCTTTTTCTTCAGGCAAATCAGCTAAAACATCTGCTGCATCATCTGGAGACATTTCATCTAGAATTTCAGCCGCTCGTTGGCTATCCATGCCCTCTAAAAGTGAAACTTGTCTTTCTGGAGAAACTTCCTCAAGAGTGTCTGCAGCAGATTCATCGTCTAAAGATGTTAAAATATTCAAAGATTCATTTAATCCCAATTGATCTACAATTTCCGCCATATCTGCAGGGTGGAGCTTTTTTATTTTCTGTTTAGGCACCTTCAATTTGACATTGGAATAATCACTTCCCAATGGATCAATATCCTTCCATGAGATGAGATCCTCATTTGAAGTTATTCCAAGTGGTTTTGCTATTCTATTAAGACTTAACCTTCTTAAAATACCATTAACACCAATATCAACACCAATAACATGAAAGTGACCATTAGTTGGAGATATTTTTATGTCGTTGACTCTTCTGATCTTTTTGCCTTCAATGTCAACCACTTGCCTGTCCATCACATCTTTTAAAAGGATAATATCATGTTTTTGAATTTTATAGGGCTTAATATCTTCTAATGAATATTTAAGTTTTATTTCTTTACCTAAACCTCCAATATATCTCCACGAAACATTTATTGTCTCTTTGCCTGTTATACTAATTTTTAAAGCTTTAATAATTGGATATGAATGGTCCGATGATACTATAACATCCTTTAATTTTCCTATTCTTTCTCCTGTTGGAGATATCACTGGTTTTTTGATGAAATCACTTAGATACAAGTTCTCACCTCCTTAAATTTTGTGGATCTTAATTTTGATTATATTGGTGGAATTACTCCCTCTTTAACACGCTCCATAACGATCATTTCAGTCAGATCTTCAACACCATCAACAGACCTGACTTTACTGTTCATAATTTCATTGAGCTCTTCTATACTATGCGCCCATACCTTGATGAGTATATCATATTCACCTGATACACTGTACACTTCAGATACTTCTTCAAGCTTTGAAAGCTCATTTTTAACATTTTCATGTTTTTCCGACTCAGTTTGTATGATAATAATTGCAGTTACCTTCAAACCCATTTCATCAGGGTCAACTAAGAGAGTATACTGTTTGATCACACTTTTCTCCAACTTTTTAAGTCGGTTGGATATGGTTGCGTCCGGAACATTTATCTCTTTAGACATTTGGGAGAGAGTTATTCTAGAATTCCTGACCAAGGAACGAATTATTTCAGAGTCTATATCGTCCATTTCAAATTCACCACAAATTTATTTATGAATTTAGTATATTACTACTACACATATAAACGTTAGGGAAGATTACCAAAAATCTTTCAATATACTGGAAAATTACCCATATTTTGCTATATAACTGAGAATATAAATTATAATCATTATGGAGTAAACAGTGTTAACACTCTCCACTTGTTAAATCCCCTGAAATTTGATTACTAACTCTTAAAAAAAATATTATTAAATTCAAATTTTTGTATCTTATGAATATCTACATCCATATCTTCAAAACAAAAAATGCGGGCTGAGGTTTAAGATGGTTAATCTTAACATCCTCAGGAGGAGTGCCCTTAGTTACACCAACAAGATAAGTATTAAAATATTTTTCCTTATCTCCACTTGTGAAAATATGCAGTACAAACGTTTCTTTACTTTTATTTTTTGAAAGATCTGAAATAATAGAATTTATATTTATAGGTTTTGAAGTAAATTTATGGGCGTTCAGAATCTTATTATCTGGAGTATCAATTATCCATGTAGAATAGTCGGTATAATTTTCATTCAAAATATTAGAATCTGTCAATAAATAAAAGTCTTTTGAATTAATATCTTCCATGTTAATGGTGAATGGTGCACATATCCATCCTGATTTGCTTTTATTGAAATCCGGCCTCTTATGATCGTGCTCCCCCATATTCATATGGGTACACTTATACCCTGATTCACTATTCTCATTGTAAATATCTGGTTTTATACTTAGATAAATATCCATAAGTTCGTAATCATATAGAATAGTTCTATTAACAACTGTTA
This window contains:
- a CDS encoding Lrp/AsnC family transcriptional regulator codes for the protein MDDIDSEIIRSLVRNSRITLSQMSKEINVPDATISNRLKKLEKSVIKQYTLLVDPDEMGLKVTAIIIIQTESEKHENVKNELSKLEEVSEVYSVSGEYDILIKVWAHSIEELNEIMNSKVRSVDGVEDLTEMIVMERVKEGVIPPI
- a CDS encoding magnesium transporter MgtE N-terminal domain-containing protein, whose protein sequence is MYLSDFIKKPVISPTGERIGKLKDVIVSSDHSYPIIKALKISITGKETINVSWRYIGGLGKEIKLKYSLEDIKPYKIQKHDIILLKDVMDRQVVDIEGKKIRRVNDIKISPTNGHFHVIGVDIGVNGILRRLSLNRIAKPLGITSNEDLISWKDIDPLGSDYSNVKLKVPKQKIKKLHPADMAEIVDQLGLNESLNILTSLDDESAADTLEEVSPERQVSLLEGMDSQRAAEILDEMSPDDAADVLADLPEEKAEELLDLMEPEESDDLRKLLKYPENTAGGIMTTEFAYVDQDLTVRAVLNSLRHMAEDVETIYYVYVISKRGDLVGVISLRDLLLSESNRNVSEIMHTHIIKADVMEDQHEVAQKIAKYNLIALPVVEEETKLRGIITVDDAIDIVLPTAWKKRVPRMFGR